In Candidatus Methanomethylophilaceae archaeon, the following are encoded in one genomic region:
- a CDS encoding sel1 repeat family protein, translated as MKSVLGDIIIREIWKEEREGVSDLKCRIDISDRDDDGVETVETKEIRFSVPSEYSEYLLTERCDAYVVLLLRYAVSNGYNIRSDIPISNDLYYNLKEQFLPPFVKNDGYAADLILETASSVGGGEAVGTGLSCGVDSLYTVMRMKDYPDPEFRLTHLCINNVGAFNGLYRMEGIDKVRKGMYANARAAAEEIGLPLIETDSDVDDVLHQNHYLTHSYTSAFAIFCLKKLWKYYFYASSGVDCITGFSIRGHLMFPPSKYELLTMDCLCTPAMRIYIDAPTVARYDKTVALADYPVAQRHLVSCTSSYVNCSRCDKCMRNIMALDSVGKLEGFSNIYDLDLYRNFKYRYMWYLYSRRDDHYFEPVFENFRAKGDEEFVRTGQIYESMEEFDSAWKSGNKEWVAECFERIKGYADAGDMHAASRIGRAYNYGVGAEQNREEAQKYWAITIDALRQEIADGFNTSRIKLFDMLWATGEEKYYPEMIELLQPLLDAEDMSAIARRGRMSRDGRGYPKDTDDAVQWFRWAYRKDPVWLQEYCGLLLSSGKEEYYQEAREVCLERCDKSARYAYGFLGRIYRDGKGVQKDLCESAKWFELAVINNVEWAPIEYFDVLWTFNDRM; from the coding sequence ATGAAATCTGTTCTGGGAGACATAATCATCAGGGAGATCTGGAAGGAGGAGCGCGAGGGTGTCTCCGATCTCAAATGCAGGATAGATATATCGGACAGGGACGACGATGGCGTCGAAACCGTCGAGACGAAGGAGATCAGGTTCTCGGTCCCATCCGAGTATTCCGAATACCTTCTCACGGAGAGGTGCGACGCATATGTCGTATTGCTGCTGAGGTACGCCGTGAGCAACGGATACAACATCAGGTCCGACATCCCCATCTCGAACGACCTCTATTACAATCTAAAAGAGCAATTCCTTCCGCCCTTCGTCAAGAACGACGGATACGCGGCCGACCTGATCCTCGAGACGGCCAGCAGCGTCGGAGGGGGCGAAGCGGTAGGCACGGGCCTGTCATGCGGCGTGGATTCCCTGTACACTGTGATGAGGATGAAAGATTATCCTGATCCCGAATTCAGGCTGACCCACCTGTGCATCAACAACGTGGGAGCTTTCAACGGCCTGTACAGGATGGAAGGCATAGACAAGGTCCGCAAAGGCATGTACGCCAACGCCCGCGCGGCGGCGGAAGAGATCGGTCTTCCCCTGATCGAAACGGATTCCGATGTCGATGACGTCTTGCACCAGAACCATTACCTCACCCACTCATACACATCCGCCTTCGCTATTTTCTGCCTCAAAAAGCTGTGGAAATACTATTTCTATGCATCATCGGGCGTTGATTGCATCACTGGGTTCAGCATCAGGGGGCATCTCATGTTCCCGCCGTCCAAATACGAGCTTCTGACCATGGACTGCCTGTGCACCCCAGCCATGAGGATATATATCGACGCGCCGACGGTGGCCAGATACGATAAGACAGTTGCATTGGCCGATTATCCCGTGGCGCAGAGGCATCTCGTGTCCTGCACGTCCTCGTACGTGAATTGCTCGCGCTGCGACAAATGCATGAGGAACATCATGGCCCTGGATTCGGTGGGCAAGCTGGAAGGTTTCTCGAACATATACGATCTGGATCTCTATCGCAATTTCAAGTACAGGTACATGTGGTATCTATATTCGAGGAGAGACGACCACTATTTCGAGCCGGTCTTCGAGAATTTCAGGGCCAAGGGCGACGAGGAGTTCGTTCGCACCGGCCAGATCTACGAGTCGATGGAGGAGTTCGACAGCGCCTGGAAGAGCGGCAACAAGGAGTGGGTGGCCGAGTGCTTCGAAAGGATCAAAGGCTACGCCGACGCCGGTGACATGCATGCTGCATCCCGCATAGGCAGGGCCTACAATTATGGCGTCGGCGCGGAGCAGAACCGCGAGGAAGCCCAGAAGTATTGGGCGATAACTATCGACGCTTTGAGGCAGGAGATCGCCGACGGATTCAACACGTCCAGGATCAAGCTTTTCGACATGCTGTGGGCGACCGGCGAGGAGAAGTACTATCCCGAGATGATAGAGCTTTTGCAGCCGCTTCTGGACGCGGAGGATATGTCCGCCATAGCCCGCAGAGGGCGCATGAGCAGGGACGGAAGAGGTTATCCCAAGGATACCGACGATGCCGTACAATGGTTCAGGTGGGCGTACAGGAAGGATCCTGTATGGCTCCAGGAGTATTGCGGCCTTCTCCTGAGCTCCGGGAAAGAGGAATATTACCAGGAAGCCAGAGAGGTATGCCTCGAGCGCTGCGACAAGAGCGCCAGATACGCGTATGGATTCCTGGGCCGCATTTATCGCGACGGGAAAGGAGTTCAGAAGGATCTCTGCGAGTCGGCCAAATGGTTCGAATTGGCCGTGATCAACAACGTGGAATGGGCTCCTATAGAGTATTTCGATGTCCTTTGGACGTTCAACGATCGCATGTAG
- a CDS encoding YcaO-related McrA-glycine thioamidation protein, protein MILNRCPKCSPESGIRIKPPEETLDEVRPLLKKAGLDAPENITSKDDVGIPVFSVRRGETALGKPKFYNGKGATPAQAEASAVMESIERYSAEQRDSDEIVYGTYEQAKEVMMTINPVDLILPLRVLDHLEGQQIAWTEGFEMFRGCPIWVPACAVYYPYVPDGDYQLFRWHTNGIASGNTMEEAILHALFEDIERDAWSIAEYRETCNADVVVEDENSVPGQLLKKFADQGIEIHLKDLTTDLGITTIGAAADDVRTKDPEMLTIGVGTHLDPEIAAIRAITEVAQSRATHKHGSKINAQLQKVTQDMGYEKIKKVNRLWYADRPKKIALESMENKATPYVLDDIEVVLGSLMDNGFDTVAAVDLTRPELGVPTVRMIVPGLEVSTMDPEREGGRLSGMWPPRR, encoded by the coding sequence ATGATCCTCAACCGCTGCCCCAAATGCTCCCCCGAATCCGGCATACGCATCAAACCTCCCGAAGAAACTCTCGACGAGGTCAGGCCGCTGCTGAAAAAAGCAGGGCTTGATGCCCCGGAGAACATCACCTCCAAAGACGACGTCGGAATACCCGTATTCTCCGTCAGGCGCGGCGAGACAGCGCTGGGAAAGCCGAAATTCTACAACGGCAAAGGAGCCACCCCCGCCCAGGCGGAAGCTTCGGCCGTGATGGAATCCATCGAGAGATACAGCGCGGAACAGCGCGATTCGGACGAGATAGTCTACGGCACTTATGAGCAGGCCAAGGAGGTCATGATGACCATAAACCCTGTCGATCTGATCCTTCCGCTGAGGGTCCTTGACCATCTGGAAGGCCAGCAGATCGCATGGACCGAAGGGTTCGAGATGTTCAGGGGATGTCCCATCTGGGTCCCGGCATGCGCCGTGTATTACCCATACGTGCCGGACGGCGATTACCAGCTGTTCAGATGGCACACGAACGGCATAGCCAGCGGGAACACGATGGAAGAGGCCATACTCCATGCGCTTTTCGAAGACATAGAAAGAGATGCCTGGTCCATCGCCGAATACAGGGAGACGTGCAACGCGGACGTAGTGGTCGAGGACGAGAATTCTGTGCCTGGCCAGCTCCTCAAGAAATTCGCCGACCAAGGTATAGAGATCCACCTGAAGGACCTGACCACCGACCTCGGAATTACGACGATAGGCGCCGCGGCCGACGACGTGAGAACGAAAGACCCGGAGATGCTCACAATAGGCGTAGGGACTCATCTGGACCCCGAGATCGCCGCCATAAGAGCGATAACGGAAGTCGCCCAGAGCAGAGCCACACACAAGCACGGGTCAAAGATTAACGCCCAGCTGCAGAAAGTGACCCAGGACATGGGCTACGAGAAGATCAAGAAGGTCAACAGGCTGTGGTACGCGGACAGGCCCAAGAAGATAGCCCTGGAAAGCATGGAGAACAAAGCCACCCCATACGTTTTGGACGACATAGAGGTCGTGTTAGGAAGCCTTATGGACAACGGATTCGATACGGTGGCGGCAGTGGACCTCACCCGCCCCGAATTAGGGGTTCCGACGGTAAGGATGATCGTGCCCGGGCTCGAAGTCAGCACCATGGACCCAGAAAGGGAAGGCGGAAGACTCAGCGGGATGTGGCCACCTCGCCGCTGA
- a CDS encoding chorismate mutase, whose protein sequence is MPDEPETEELRMQIESIDEEIIDLIATRMEIADELAKAKRRSSQGYWNEEKEREVISRYHELCEEVSLSEDEARQIAEVILHISKERQKHFFE, encoded by the coding sequence ATGCCCGATGAGCCTGAGACGGAAGAGTTGAGGATGCAGATCGAATCCATAGACGAAGAGATAATCGATCTCATCGCGACGCGCATGGAAATAGCGGACGAGCTCGCCAAAGCGAAGAGAAGGTCTTCCCAAGGCTATTGGAACGAAGAGAAAGAGCGGGAAGTCATCAGCAGGTACCATGAGCTCTGCGAAGAAGTAAGCCTCTCGGAGGATGAGGCAAGGCAGATTGCAGAGGTCATACTCCACATCTCCAAGGAAAGGCAGAAGCACTTTTTCGAGTGA
- a CDS encoding heavy metal-binding domain-containing protein, translating to MLISTTERIGREYEVLGIVKGSTIQSKNIGRDIGQGLKSIVGGELVDYTKMMNDARALAESRMIEDAEKCGADAIVCARYATSSVMQGASEVIAYGTAVRYV from the coding sequence ATGTTGATAAGCACCACAGAGAGAATCGGAAGAGAATACGAGGTTCTTGGTATTGTTAAAGGGAGTACCATTCAATCCAAGAACATCGGCCGTGACATAGGGCAGGGCCTGAAATCCATTGTCGGAGGCGAGCTCGTAGATTATACCAAGATGATGAACGACGCGCGTGCGCTGGCCGAGAGCAGGATGATCGAGGACGCGGAGAAATGTGGCGCCGACGCTATCGTTTGCGCGAGATACGCGACCTCGTCGGTCATGCAGGGTGCCTCAGAAGTCATCGCATACGGCACCGCGGTCAGATACGTCTGA
- a CDS encoding HAD family hydrolase: MLEGIKAVGFDMDGTFLKTHVDYAKLSVADVAILESHGIPFEEAYKEKYIKRPRWPIKAWLESHGREDEFDAISKEIDAAFTKVEKEYVTEAVPYPGSKECLGELRSMGLKTGLLTRGSLEYAEAALDVTGTRDGFDAVMGRDFSSYDDAKPSPVAMRQLASLLGVDPAEILYVGDNITDYMSAHGAGAKFVGVLTGSGTREKWKEADPAIPVIERAGDCVELLRN, encoded by the coding sequence ATGCTAGAGGGGATAAAAGCAGTAGGATTCGATATGGACGGTACGTTCCTGAAGACCCATGTCGATTACGCCAAGCTATCGGTGGCAGACGTCGCGATCCTCGAATCCCACGGCATCCCCTTCGAAGAGGCATACAAAGAGAAATACATCAAAAGGCCCCGCTGGCCCATCAAAGCCTGGCTGGAGTCCCACGGCCGCGAAGACGAATTCGATGCGATATCCAAGGAGATAGACGCGGCGTTCACCAAGGTGGAGAAGGAATACGTCACGGAGGCCGTCCCCTATCCCGGCTCCAAGGAATGCTTGGGGGAATTGAGGTCCATGGGCCTGAAGACGGGTTTGCTCACCCGCGGGAGCCTGGAATACGCCGAAGCCGCATTGGACGTCACAGGCACGAGAGACGGATTCGACGCCGTCATGGGCAGGGATTTCTCCTCATACGACGACGCTAAGCCATCTCCTGTGGCTATGAGGCAGCTGGCCTCCCTTTTGGGCGTCGATCCCGCCGAGATTCTGTACGTCGGCGACAACATTACCGATTACATGTCGGCCCACGGGGCTGGCGCTAAATTCGTTGGCGTCCTGACCGGCAGCGGCACCAGGGAGAAATGGAAGGAGGCTGATCCCGCCATCCCCGTCATAGAGCGCGCCGGAGATTGCGTGGAGCTTCTCAGAAACTGA
- a CDS encoding FAD-binding oxidoreductase: MEVETHMKSIGADNSKVTSEAMSQLAALIGRTTITDDVAVFKPADESEIAKAIPKILSAGAGITTLARKKGCQKGEVYVDLSGMTEIVFIDTVAMTVKAQVGCKIADLEAAVNEKGFTLGAYPGKVGATLEDFVYTEDAVLGSYKYGTIKDCVYNVYAVDCNGDSFETGYDNIGYYMSGYNLTQTMVASYGRVGLITAVTLKISPLGVIKMAAYSFPDYATMQAAYMKLVHEASLKPLNISFNAAEKCTKIAYQGAEDFVNADIEATDALMSEIGATKIGEPSWEKCVGCDCVNPDLTTFYVPLKNMAAFLECAASFGKIAGTIPDRSTVAAKIAGSPSAEDIDKIADKAEELGGRSSSRCFSKYRDGPTNAFSKRIEEGMLGGTVEDVRLSREVTPAIIEKIKAIVGDKNVSTSDMDRILYSHDMAPLPKEAGMAFKNIPDVIVRPETPEQIAEVVKIAYANGIAVIPRGNASWGLGGCMPTAAGILIDMSSKMNKILEINEEELYVKVQAGSTWKNLLEACMKKGYIIGSYPSSFPGATLGAWISTNGMGVGSYKYGSARENVLNSVYIVDDGSIVTTGFDNIGSYRQMYNLNQFFSGAEGTLGIMATVTFRIYPMGKIKPLAYEFDALKSIDGPMQEMVNDASVRPLHVAWSDYMHFEGQRRAGWHAPDVSNLWLVTLQGDEKHNGMEEAWFDAVAEKSGGKKISYEISEHEWEERCYEFRARHLGVGEIPAEVIVPTHDWGTFTDRCYEGFKEMRMEAGGIIGVMVDRSTALFMPYYFKDDEMITGMLSFGFNFYLGDVASEYGGRSTGFGVFFAWNLDNIHSATTVAKMRDLKTVLDPHDVVNPGHVVCGTTRFGVNMTKSLMGMGSTMMQAMKKLLPADKSFTNNSKRFRYEDLEEIKVLDRVHTLGDGSQ, encoded by the coding sequence ATGGAGGTTGAGACCCACATGAAGTCCATAGGAGCAGACAATTCCAAAGTCACGTCCGAAGCTATGAGCCAGTTGGCCGCCCTCATCGGGAGGACAACGATCACAGACGACGTCGCAGTCTTCAAGCCCGCCGACGAGTCCGAGATCGCCAAGGCCATCCCTAAGATCCTCAGCGCCGGGGCCGGAATCACCACCCTCGCCAGGAAAAAAGGCTGCCAGAAGGGCGAAGTTTACGTGGATCTGTCGGGAATGACCGAGATTGTGTTCATTGACACCGTCGCGATGACCGTCAAGGCCCAGGTCGGATGCAAGATCGCGGATTTGGAGGCGGCAGTCAACGAGAAAGGGTTCACTCTCGGCGCCTATCCCGGCAAAGTCGGAGCCACCCTCGAGGATTTCGTGTACACCGAGGATGCGGTTCTGGGATCGTACAAATACGGCACGATCAAGGATTGCGTCTACAACGTCTATGCGGTGGACTGCAACGGAGACTCCTTCGAGACCGGATACGACAACATCGGATACTACATGTCCGGATACAATCTGACGCAGACGATGGTCGCATCCTACGGCAGGGTCGGGCTCATCACCGCCGTCACCCTCAAAATCTCGCCTCTCGGCGTCATCAAGATGGCCGCCTACAGCTTCCCCGATTACGCGACCATGCAGGCCGCCTACATGAAGCTGGTCCACGAGGCCTCCCTCAAGCCTCTCAACATCTCATTCAACGCAGCGGAGAAATGCACCAAGATCGCATACCAGGGCGCGGAGGATTTCGTCAACGCTGATATCGAAGCCACCGACGCGCTCATGTCCGAGATCGGGGCCACCAAAATCGGCGAGCCCAGCTGGGAGAAATGCGTCGGATGCGACTGCGTCAACCCCGATCTCACCACTTTCTACGTCCCCCTGAAGAACATGGCGGCTTTCCTCGAGTGCGCCGCGTCTTTCGGGAAGATCGCCGGCACCATCCCGGACCGCAGCACCGTCGCGGCCAAGATCGCCGGATCCCCGTCGGCCGAGGACATCGACAAGATCGCCGACAAAGCCGAGGAGCTGGGCGGAAGGTCCTCTTCCAGATGCTTCAGCAAGTATCGCGACGGGCCCACCAACGCATTCTCCAAGAGGATCGAGGAAGGCATGCTCGGAGGCACTGTGGAAGACGTCAGGCTCAGCCGCGAAGTCACCCCAGCGATCATCGAGAAGATCAAAGCCATTGTTGGCGATAAGAACGTGAGCACCTCCGACATGGACAGGATCCTCTACAGCCACGACATGGCTCCCCTCCCCAAAGAGGCGGGGATGGCTTTCAAGAACATCCCTGACGTCATCGTCAGGCCGGAGACTCCCGAGCAGATCGCAGAGGTCGTCAAGATCGCTTACGCCAACGGCATCGCCGTCATCCCCAGAGGGAATGCCAGCTGGGGTCTCGGAGGATGCATGCCGACCGCAGCAGGCATCCTGATAGACATGTCCTCCAAGATGAACAAGATCCTGGAGATCAACGAGGAAGAGCTTTACGTCAAGGTCCAGGCCGGAAGCACCTGGAAGAACCTGCTGGAAGCCTGCATGAAGAAAGGCTACATCATCGGTTCCTATCCCTCAAGCTTCCCCGGAGCGACTCTCGGGGCCTGGATCTCCACCAACGGAATGGGAGTCGGATCATACAAGTACGGATCCGCCAGAGAGAACGTCCTGAATTCCGTCTATATCGTCGACGACGGTTCGATCGTCACCACCGGGTTCGACAACATCGGATCCTACAGGCAGATGTACAACCTGAACCAGTTCTTCTCCGGCGCGGAGGGAACCCTGGGAATCATGGCCACCGTCACCTTCAGGATCTACCCCATGGGCAAGATCAAACCCCTGGCATACGAGTTCGATGCCCTCAAGTCCATCGACGGCCCGATGCAGGAGATGGTCAACGACGCTTCGGTCAGGCCCCTGCACGTCGCCTGGTCCGATTACATGCATTTCGAAGGCCAGAGGAGAGCCGGATGGCACGCTCCCGACGTCTCCAACCTGTGGCTGGTCACCCTCCAGGGCGATGAGAAGCACAACGGAATGGAGGAGGCGTGGTTCGACGCTGTGGCTGAGAAGTCCGGCGGAAAGAAGATCTCCTACGAGATATCGGAGCATGAGTGGGAGGAGAGATGCTACGAGTTCAGGGCCAGGCACCTCGGAGTCGGAGAGATCCCGGCTGAGGTCATAGTGCCGACCCACGACTGGGGTACCTTCACCGACAGATGCTACGAAGGCTTCAAGGAGATGAGGATGGAGGCCGGAGGAATCATCGGAGTCATGGTAGACAGGTCCACCGCCCTGTTCATGCCCTATTACTTCAAGGACGACGAGATGATCACCGGAATGCTCTCGTTCGGATTCAACTTCTACCTCGGCGACGTGGCCTCGGAGTACGGAGGAAGGAGCACCGGGTTCGGAGTGTTCTTCGCCTGGAACCTGGACAACATCCACAGCGCCACTACGGTCGCCAAGATGAGGGATCTCAAGACCGTCTTGGATCCGCATGACGTGGTCAACCCCGGACACGTGGTCTGCGGAACCACCAGGTTCGGAGTGAACATGACCAAGAGCCTGATGGGCATGGGAAGCACCATGATGCAGGCCATGAAGAAGCTCCTGCCCGCCGACAAGTCGTTCACCAACAACTCCAAGAGATTCAGATACGAAGATCTGGAAGAGATCAAGGTCCTCGACAGGGTCCATACCCTCGGCGACGGATCCCAGTGA
- a CDS encoding aminotransferase class I/II-fold pyridoxal phosphate-dependent enzyme → MKVSQRISAIPMSGIRKMFDLAGPNSINLGLGEPDLDPPKTAIEGMNRAACAGLNKYGPTAGIMELRDAVADRYSRYGRIKGDNVMITPSGSSALLEISETFIDPGDEVLVPSPGFVIYGPHAQLCGGKSVEYNLTDGDFQPDADDILSKITPETKMIVVTTPSNPTGGVLSEESKKALLDIAEDKDIIILSDEVHDSFVYEGKHVSFLDRLDRAIVAGGFSKMMAVTGWRMGFLIADESVMPDLIKMQYHVCASPNMPAQYGILDALPGIEPYLENARKIYRSRRDLITGRLNGIEGMSLKPPKGAFYAFPSYEQDIPSVDLANKLAAAGLICTPGSAFGKRGEKHLRFSYAASEEKISKGMDILAEVMAGLK, encoded by the coding sequence ATGAAAGTGTCCCAGAGGATATCGGCGATTCCGATGTCCGGAATAAGGAAGATGTTCGATCTGGCGGGCCCGAATTCCATCAACCTCGGTCTAGGCGAGCCGGATCTGGATCCGCCGAAGACGGCGATTGAAGGGATGAACAGAGCCGCATGCGCCGGACTCAACAAATACGGCCCCACAGCCGGGATCATGGAGCTCAGGGATGCGGTCGCGGACAGATATTCCAGATACGGCCGTATCAAAGGCGACAACGTGATGATAACCCCCAGCGGATCCTCCGCGCTTCTGGAGATATCCGAAACGTTCATCGATCCCGGCGACGAGGTTCTGGTTCCGAGCCCGGGGTTCGTCATTTACGGCCCTCACGCCCAGCTCTGCGGCGGGAAGAGCGTTGAATACAACCTCACCGACGGGGATTTCCAGCCTGATGCGGACGACATCCTTTCGAAGATAACCCCCGAAACCAAGATGATCGTCGTCACAACCCCTTCCAACCCCACCGGCGGAGTCCTTTCCGAGGAATCCAAGAAAGCCCTCCTGGACATCGCCGAGGACAAGGACATCATCATCCTTTCCGACGAGGTCCACGACTCGTTCGTTTACGAAGGGAAGCACGTGTCCTTCCTGGACAGGCTTGACAGGGCGATAGTCGCCGGGGGATTCTCCAAGATGATGGCGGTCACCGGCTGGAGGATGGGATTCCTCATAGCGGACGAGAGCGTGATGCCCGACCTCATCAAAATGCAATACCACGTGTGCGCCAGCCCGAACATGCCCGCCCAATACGGGATACTGGACGCGCTGCCTGGGATAGAACCCTATCTCGAGAATGCCAGGAAGATTTACAGATCAAGAAGGGACCTCATAACCGGCAGGCTCAACGGGATCGAAGGCATGAGCCTGAAGCCTCCCAAAGGGGCTTTCTATGCGTTCCCTTCCTATGAGCAGGACATCCCGTCAGTGGATCTGGCCAACAAGCTCGCGGCCGCCGGACTCATATGCACCCCTGGATCTGCTTTCGGCAAGCGCGGAGAAAAGCACCTCAGATTCTCGTATGCGGCGTCCGAAGAGAAAATCTCCAAGGGAATGGATATATTGGCCGAAGTGATGGCCGGGCTGAAGTGA
- a CDS encoding cobalamin-dependent protein (Presence of a B(12) (cobalamin)-binding domain implies dependence on cobalamin itself, in one of its several forms, or in some unusual lineages, dependence on a cobalamin-like analog.) has translation MERSVDQALEAGIPFEVIMSQGLGKGMESIGKLFDSAKIYLPQVVAASKTVESAIKKLEPAIGSGDKTHRGTIVMGSVEGDIHEIGKNVCCAMLRGAGYRVIDLGPDVSPDDFLKAAKEYSADIIGGSALMTTTLKMQKSMVQTAIEEKSPVMMIFGGAPCSKEWVDKIGGDGYSASGTEIVELVDKLMKSRAEEETDNADS, from the coding sequence ATGGAGAGGAGCGTCGACCAGGCTTTGGAAGCGGGGATCCCGTTCGAAGTGATAATGTCCCAAGGCCTCGGCAAAGGGATGGAATCCATCGGCAAGCTGTTCGACAGCGCCAAGATTTACCTCCCGCAGGTCGTGGCCGCCTCGAAGACCGTCGAAAGCGCCATAAAGAAGCTTGAGCCGGCGATCGGAAGCGGCGACAAAACGCACCGCGGCACCATCGTCATGGGCTCCGTGGAAGGCGACATCCACGAGATAGGCAAGAACGTGTGCTGCGCAATGCTCCGCGGCGCGGGATATCGCGTCATAGATCTGGGCCCTGATGTGTCTCCGGACGATTTCCTGAAGGCCGCCAAGGAATATTCTGCCGACATAATCGGCGGTTCGGCGCTCATGACCACGACGCTGAAGATGCAGAAGAGCATGGTGCAGACTGCCATCGAGGAAAAATCCCCTGTGATGATGATATTCGGCGGGGCTCCCTGCAGCAAGGAATGGGTGGATAAGATCGGCGGGGACGGCTATTCCGCATCGGGCACGGAGATAGTGGAGCTCGTCGATAAGCTTATGAAGAGCCGTGCCGAAGAGGAGACGGACAATGCCGATTCCTGA
- the mvk gene encoding mevalonate kinase, whose product MSRWHTASAPGKFVILGEHSVVYGKPALVLAANRRITCSVRRSRHNTLNGETIEFGKQPHFRYLTRNLRHAADFVTRSDIPAGAGLGSSAALSAALALALSSMAGDDPSERYLVDEAYNAELAAQGSGSPMDASACVHGGGIGVNLPGNEDRKLWNITRGNRSWCVTDIDVPDMTFVVGNTGVRAPTAPQVDKVRRYAKRSNFATEMIEEIGNVTLSGYEAIKRNDVEALGRMMLTDHKLLSILGVSCKELNKLVNAAMPYSYGAKLTGSGGGGCMVALTDEPEKVASAIESRGGIAYIMKTGEQGARLETSEPLSPLLDLSSYI is encoded by the coding sequence ATGTCCAGGTGGCACACCGCATCCGCCCCGGGGAAATTCGTGATCCTCGGGGAACATTCCGTGGTCTACGGCAAGCCGGCGCTGGTACTCGCGGCCAACCGCAGGATAACTTGCAGCGTCAGGCGCAGCAGGCACAACACCCTCAACGGGGAGACCATAGAGTTCGGCAAGCAGCCACACTTCCGCTACCTGACAAGGAACCTGCGCCATGCGGCCGATTTCGTAACCAGAAGCGACATCCCGGCCGGAGCAGGCCTGGGTTCCTCTGCCGCCCTTTCCGCGGCTTTGGCCCTCGCATTGAGCTCCATGGCCGGAGACGACCCGAGCGAAAGATATCTCGTAGACGAAGCTTACAACGCAGAGCTGGCGGCCCAAGGCAGCGGAAGCCCTATGGACGCCTCGGCATGCGTCCATGGCGGAGGGATCGGCGTCAACCTGCCGGGGAACGAAGACAGAAAGCTGTGGAACATAACCCGCGGGAACCGCTCCTGGTGCGTCACTGACATCGACGTCCCCGACATGACCTTCGTCGTCGGCAACACCGGCGTGAGAGCGCCTACCGCCCCGCAGGTCGACAAAGTCAGGCGCTACGCCAAGAGGAGCAACTTCGCGACGGAAATGATCGAAGAGATCGGAAACGTCACGCTCAGCGGATACGAAGCGATAAAGAGGAACGACGTGGAAGCTTTGGGCAGGATGATGCTGACCGACCACAAGCTCCTGTCCATCCTGGGCGTCTCGTGCAAAGAGCTGAACAAGCTGGTCAACGCAGCGATGCCGTACTCGTACGGAGCCAAGCTCACCGGCTCCGGAGGGGGAGGGTGCATGGTCGCTCTGACCGACGAGCCAGAGAAAGTCGCGTCCGCCATAGAATCCCGCGGAGGGATCGCGTACATCATGAAGACCGGGGAGCAAGGCGCGAGATTGGAGACCTCAGAACCCCTCAGCCCCCTGCTCGACCTCTCGTCGTACATCTGA
- a CDS encoding regulator of amino acid metabolism, contains ACT domain protein — translation MKVVDGKAFCGEIVQSDSAIGRAAKVDRRVVRTTLERISSIPELDSIFSKLECMLSMENLAPEIGCSTIKIIPTDAKMSGIVSGITEILYRHNLSIRQAAVDDKGDREQSVLTIVIDGTVPPELIPELRSSRGVSSIILKVKEKV, via the coding sequence ATAAAAGTGGTCGATGGCAAGGCCTTCTGCGGGGAGATAGTCCAAAGCGATTCTGCTATAGGCCGCGCGGCCAAAGTCGACAGGAGGGTGGTGCGCACAACCCTTGAACGCATATCTTCCATTCCCGAGCTGGATTCCATTTTCTCCAAGCTGGAATGCATGCTTTCCATGGAGAATCTCGCGCCGGAAATTGGCTGCTCCACAATCAAGATAATACCTACGGACGCGAAGATGTCAGGGATAGTGTCCGGGATCACCGAGATACTTTACAGGCACAACCTGTCGATAAGGCAGGCCGCTGTCGACGACAAAGGCGACAGGGAACAATCCGTGCTCACAATAGTGATCGACGGAACCGTTCCGCCGGAGCTGATCCCGGAGCTCAGATCCTCCCGCGGAGTCTCGAGCATAATACTGAAAGTGAAGGAAAAGGTTTGA